Proteins from a single region of Hydrogenimonas thermophila:
- a CDS encoding Fic family protein gives MKALDTEEKFAKYFTIERYFTPIEMEYRKSVVQNAGCDFDQVLDKVSDYRKRNIRHLFSSQGESFAFCLTKELNRRVEKINSFWKSIEYLLKSRYEKDLVFDTLISEAFSSSTIEGAYTTHKRTKELIKEKLTPENRSEKMVVNNYYALEYSDEHIRKPIDKDFILKLHQVVTEGTLDKQTDEGKFRDDLVEILDSKQKVIFSPTGDIEKMHQMIDDLLNYVNDEDDWSEVIDCIYKAMMFHFVYAYIHPHFDGNGRTVRILFTHLLVKCGYDMFRYISLSEVIMEKKKDYEKAFVAVERNKLPDGSYDLTYFFYYLTDIMLEGLERLASRITKYTVESRMLDIADKKGIILSLIQKRIIKSIARSSLPLDTKTVSKRLKLSAQTIRKHANVLAEFGIIKKIKNGNKIYFQPNI, from the coding sequence ATGAAAGCATTGGACACTGAGGAGAAGTTTGCAAAGTATTTTACGATTGAGAGATACTTTACGCCCATTGAGATGGAGTATCGAAAATCTGTTGTGCAAAATGCAGGATGTGATTTTGATCAAGTTCTTGATAAAGTATCTGATTATCGTAAACGAAATATACGACATCTTTTCAGTAGTCAAGGTGAATCATTTGCTTTTTGTCTAACAAAAGAGTTAAATCGTCGTGTTGAGAAAATCAATAGTTTTTGGAAGAGTATAGAGTATCTTTTAAAAAGTAGATATGAAAAAGATTTAGTATTTGATACTCTTATTTCAGAAGCTTTTAGCTCCTCAACAATAGAGGGAGCCTATACAACACATAAACGTACTAAAGAGCTTATTAAAGAGAAACTAACTCCAGAAAATAGATCAGAAAAGATGGTTGTAAATAACTATTATGCTTTAGAGTATAGTGATGAACATATTCGAAAACCAATTGATAAAGATTTTATTTTAAAACTGCATCAAGTTGTTACGGAGGGAACACTTGATAAGCAAACAGATGAAGGAAAGTTTAGAGATGATCTTGTAGAGATACTGGATTCTAAACAGAAAGTAATTTTTTCACCAACTGGTGATATTGAAAAAATGCATCAGATGATTGATGATCTTTTAAATTACGTTAATGATGAGGATGATTGGAGTGAAGTTATTGACTGCATCTATAAAGCGATGATGTTTCATTTTGTTTATGCCTATATTCATCCCCACTTTGATGGTAATGGAAGAACTGTACGAATTCTATTTACACATCTTTTGGTAAAGTGTGGCTATGATATGTTTCGATATATCTCTCTATCTGAAGTGATTATGGAGAAGAAAAAAGATTATGAAAAGGCTTTTGTAGCAGTAGAGAGAAATAAGTTGCCAGATGGAAGTTATGATTTGACATACTTTTTTTACTATCTTACAGACATTATGCTTGAAGGGTTAGAAAGACTTGCTTCAAGAATTACAAAATATACAGTTGAATCAAGGATGCTTGATATTGCAGATAAAAAAGGAATAATATTGTCTTTAATACAAAAGCGTATTATCAAATCAATTGCAAGAAGCTCTTTACCTTTAGATACAAAAACAGTGTCTAAACGGTTAAAGTTATCAGCTCAAACAATTCGTAAACATGCTAATGTTTTAGCTGAATTTGGTATTATAAAAAAAATCAAGAATGGAAATAAAATCTATTTCCAACCAAATATATAA
- a CDS encoding (Fe-S)-binding protein: MESILSEPKNLFDYTKISDDCIKCGKCIPVCTIHNVNADEVTSPRGFIDLLGAHKRGELELDRTAKDIFESCFLCTNCVDVCPNSLPTDMVIEEVRKEIADKYGIAWFKKLFFFLLRHRTIMDIASKLGYVFKSCAVKTDEKRGGLIPRFNLPIIKKDRLLPSMASTSVLNSYPENIDHGGKGRVAIFIGCLANYNYTGIGHGLVKILKELQIDVFFAKDQKCCAAPAYFTGDFRTVEVLAKQNIEYFESFIDDVDAIIIPEATCSAMIKHDWAVFFRNRGEEEWAQRAEKLNEKIFMATEWLANHTNLSEILKEKGVKSDLLVTYHDPCHARKVQGVYKEPRNLLQQTYQLKEMSDPNRCCGFGGVTIQTEKFHLAEAAGKPKAAMIDETGADVVAAECSACRMQLGNALYQADSKAIFKNPIELIAEALDK; this comes from the coding sequence ATGGAGAGTATCTTGTCTGAGCCAAAAAATCTTTTCGATTATACAAAAATCAGTGATGATTGCATTAAGTGTGGTAAGTGTATTCCTGTCTGTACGATTCACAATGTCAATGCAGATGAGGTAACCAGTCCACGTGGGTTTATAGACCTTTTAGGAGCGCATAAAAGGGGAGAGTTGGAGCTTGACCGTACAGCAAAAGATATCTTTGAGAGCTGTTTTTTGTGTACAAACTGTGTAGATGTCTGTCCAAACTCTCTACCTACAGATATGGTTATAGAAGAGGTTCGTAAAGAGATTGCCGACAAGTATGGCATTGCTTGGTTTAAAAAACTCTTCTTTTTCCTATTGCGCCATCGTACTATTATGGATATCGCAAGCAAGTTGGGGTATGTCTTTAAATCTTGTGCCGTTAAGACAGATGAAAAGCGTGGTGGTTTGATTCCGCGGTTTAATCTGCCTATTATTAAAAAAGATAGACTTCTTCCTAGTATGGCAAGTACAAGTGTGCTTAACTCTTATCCTGAAAATATTGATCACGGTGGCAAGGGACGTGTAGCAATATTTATAGGGTGTTTGGCAAACTATAACTATACTGGCATTGGTCACGGGCTTGTAAAGATTTTAAAAGAGCTTCAAATAGATGTATTTTTTGCAAAAGATCAGAAGTGTTGTGCCGCACCGGCTTATTTTACTGGAGATTTCAGAACTGTTGAAGTATTGGCTAAGCAGAATATTGAATATTTTGAAAGCTTTATAGATGATGTAGATGCCATTATCATTCCAGAGGCAACCTGTTCTGCAATGATTAAGCATGACTGGGCAGTCTTTTTTAGAAACCGTGGTGAAGAAGAGTGGGCACAGCGTGCTGAAAAGCTGAATGAAAAGATTTTTATGGCTACTGAGTGGCTTGCAAACCACACCAATTTGTCAGAGATTTTGAAAGAGAAGGGTGTTAAAAGTGATTTGCTTGTAACTTACCATGATCCTTGCCATGCAAGAAAAGTTCAAGGTGTTTACAAAGAGCCGCGTAATCTCTTGCAACAGACATATCAGCTTAAAGAGATGAGTGATCCAAACCGATGTTGTGGATTTGGCGGTGTAACAATTCAGACTGAAAAATTCCATTTGGCTGAAGCGGCAGGAAAGCCTAAAGCTGCAATGATAGATGAAACAGGAGCTGATGTTGTTGCGGCAGAGTGTAGTGCTTGCCGTATGCAGTTAGGAAATGCACTCTATCAAGCAGACAGTAAAGCTATATTTAAAAATCCTATTGAACTTATTGCAGAAGCATTGGATAAATAA
- the lgt gene encoding prolipoprotein diacylglyceryl transferase, producing the protein MTYWQHIYEHFDPIAFSIGPFNVHWYGIMYVLALLTALYAAGWYVKNDKYPVEDKMLESYFIYVEIGVILGARLGYILFYDPHTSYYLTHPWQIFNPFQGGTFTGISGMSYHGAVIGFLIATWIFVRKTKTSFWMWMDLVALSVPVGYVFGRIGNFLNQELVGRATDVPWGIYVNQTLRHPSQLYEAFLEGILVAAILFFYRKRQRFEGELIALYAILYGTARFVAEFWREPDIQLGYICCGWVTMGQLLSFAMIVAGVIGYKMLAKRGKPILLKS; encoded by the coding sequence ATGACATATTGGCAACATATATATGAACATTTTGATCCAATAGCTTTTAGCATAGGTCCTTTTAATGTTCACTGGTACGGCATTATGTATGTTTTGGCGCTTCTTACAGCGCTTTATGCCGCCGGGTGGTATGTAAAAAATGACAAATATCCTGTTGAAGATAAAATGCTTGAAAGCTATTTTATATATGTTGAAATAGGTGTGATTTTAGGGGCAAGATTAGGTTATATTCTTTTTTATGATCCTCACACATCCTACTATTTGACGCATCCTTGGCAAATATTTAACCCTTTTCAGGGAGGTACATTTACAGGAATCAGTGGTATGAGCTACCATGGAGCCGTCATAGGATTTCTAATAGCAACCTGGATTTTTGTAAGAAAAACAAAAACATCATTTTGGATGTGGATGGATCTTGTAGCACTTAGTGTTCCTGTAGGTTATGTTTTTGGTCGCATTGGAAACTTTTTAAACCAAGAACTTGTAGGGCGTGCTACTGATGTACCTTGGGGAATTTATGTAAATCAAACATTACGACACCCTTCTCAGCTTTATGAAGCATTTTTAGAAGGGATTTTAGTTGCTGCGATACTCTTCTTTTATAGAAAGAGACAGCGTTTTGAGGGTGAACTTATTGCTTTGTATGCCATTCTTTACGGAACAGCGCGTTTTGTTGCAGAATTTTGGAGAGAGCCTGACATTCAACTTGGTTATATTTGTTGCGGTTGGGTGACGATGGGGCAGTTACTATCTTTTGCAATGATAGTTGCAGGAGTTATTGGCTACAAAATGCTTGCCAAACGAGGCAAGCCTATTTTATTAAAGAGTTAA
- a CDS encoding TlpA family protein disulfide reductase: protein MKLIAKFMLAIFILTLQPILAKDSTLTFELKESGAPLLHIKDTSNGIIIKEYEGKVVLLNFFGKNCKWCMKEIPHLVELQKKYKGKFQVVAIHAQEQMTLKERSQLENRFHFNYPIYEYLQNIDFIRYISQRAGWNGNLPFSIIFDKKGSAVQIIPGYAPKESLEKIINSLIK, encoded by the coding sequence ATGAAACTGATAGCAAAATTTATGCTTGCTATTTTTATCTTAACACTACAACCAATTTTGGCTAAAGACTCTACTTTAACTTTTGAGCTAAAAGAGAGTGGAGCACCGTTACTGCATATCAAAGATACATCAAATGGAATTATTATAAAAGAGTATGAAGGAAAAGTAGTTTTACTAAACTTTTTTGGAAAAAATTGTAAATGGTGTATGAAAGAGATTCCGCATCTTGTAGAGTTGCAAAAAAAATATAAAGGAAAGTTCCAAGTTGTAGCTATCCATGCGCAAGAGCAGATGACTTTAAAAGAACGTTCACAGCTTGAAAATAGATTTCACTTTAACTATCCAATCTATGAATATTTACAAAATATCGATTTTATACGTTACATATCTCAGCGTGCTGGATGGAATGGGAACCTTCCATTTTCTATTATATTTGACAAAAAAGGAAGTGCCGTTCAAATCATCCCTGGCTATGCACCCAAAGAGAGTCTGGAAAAAATCATTAACTCTTTAATAAAATAG
- a CDS encoding AI-2E family transporter — MKPQYFIVLLLIISGWSVYFIYRPFMQDITIAILLMFATLGISKHLSKHLKKRWQISAIMTLLLGVMFFAPLVYMINAIAIIVAQIDPVLIQENVEKLSNFLQTISLPTKLLDQMNIDPQNIYTALADIFSEENINSYLKYTISYFGSLAAHSAVFFKDMVLILIFYFFTYLYGEDIGHFIKRILPLDTAQTQLLFNELSNSMGVVFFSILATAIFEGALFAIIAGIFGLNMILMGILYGFASLVPVIGGALMWVPVSIYLWITEGSTPALILAAYSIIVISIIADTFIKPIIIKEIDYKLLKETQAVNEILVFFSIIAGLTTIGFWGMIIGPAVTTIFIAFLKLYDQIQSTIKEQ; from the coding sequence TTGAAACCGCAATACTTTATAGTACTGCTTCTCATAATTTCTGGTTGGTCAGTCTATTTTATCTATAGACCTTTTATGCAAGATATTACTATTGCCATACTTCTTATGTTTGCAACACTTGGAATTTCCAAGCATTTAAGCAAACATTTGAAAAAAAGATGGCAAATCAGTGCAATAATGACTCTTCTTTTAGGTGTAATGTTTTTTGCACCTCTTGTCTATATGATAAATGCAATAGCTATCATAGTTGCACAAATAGATCCTGTACTCATACAAGAAAATGTAGAAAAACTTTCAAATTTTCTTCAGACAATATCTCTACCTACAAAACTGCTTGATCAGATGAATATTGATCCACAAAACATATATACTGCTTTAGCTGATATATTTAGTGAAGAGAATATTAATAGCTATCTTAAATATACAATATCATATTTTGGTTCTCTTGCAGCCCATAGTGCTGTCTTTTTTAAAGATATGGTTCTAATTTTAATTTTTTACTTTTTTACATATCTGTATGGTGAAGATATTGGACATTTCATAAAGCGTATACTTCCACTTGACACTGCTCAAACTCAACTTCTCTTTAATGAACTTTCAAACTCAATGGGAGTAGTATTTTTCTCTATTTTGGCAACAGCAATTTTTGAAGGTGCTCTATTTGCTATAATTGCGGGAATATTTGGTTTAAATATGATCTTAATGGGAATTCTGTACGGCTTTGCATCTTTAGTACCAGTTATTGGCGGCGCTTTAATGTGGGTACCTGTCTCGATCTATTTATGGATCACAGAAGGAAGTACCCCTGCATTAATTTTGGCAGCCTACTCTATTATAGTTATTTCTATTATTGCTGATACATTTATAAAACCGATAATAATTAAAGAGATTGACTATAAACTTCTTAAAGAGACACAAGCTGTCAATGAGATTTTAGTCTTTTTCTCAATCATTGCCGGCTTGACAACAATCGGTTTTTGGGGCATGATTATAGGTCCGGCAGTTACAACCATTTTTATAGCATTCTTAAAGCTATATGATCAAATTCAATCTACTATAAAGGAACAATAA
- the ruvB gene encoding Holliday junction branch migration DNA helicase RuvB gives MERMVEIEKFDYENSYEANLRPSAWDEYIGQEKIKKNLRVFIQASKKRDEALDHILFFGPPGLGKTTLAYLISSEMESNIKVTAAPMIEKSGDLAAILTNLEEGDILFIDEIHRLTPAIEEILYPAMEDYRLDIIIGSGPAAQTIKLDLPRFTLIGATTRAGMISNPLRDRFGMHFRMQFYESKELALIIQQAANKLEKPCDADAALEIAKRSRGTPRIALRLLRRVRDFAEVENEDHIHLERTKFALDELGVNERGFDEMDIKLLKLLIEAKGKPLGLSTIGAALSEDEGTIEDVIEPYLLANGYIERTARGRIATPKTYDVFKLSPKLQGALL, from the coding sequence ATGGAAAGAATGGTCGAAATAGAGAAGTTCGATTATGAAAACAGTTATGAAGCGAATCTTCGTCCAAGTGCTTGGGATGAGTACATTGGACAAGAGAAGATAAAAAAAAATCTTCGTGTATTTATTCAAGCCAGTAAAAAAAGAGATGAAGCACTGGATCACATACTTTTCTTCGGTCCTCCTGGACTGGGGAAAACCACTCTTGCTTATCTAATCTCTTCAGAGATGGAGAGTAACATTAAAGTTACAGCAGCTCCAATGATTGAAAAAAGTGGAGATTTGGCAGCTATTTTAACCAATCTGGAAGAAGGAGACATCCTTTTTATAGATGAAATTCATCGTCTAACTCCAGCTATAGAAGAGATTCTTTACCCTGCTATGGAAGATTACAGATTGGACATCATAATAGGCAGTGGTCCAGCAGCCCAAACCATTAAACTTGACTTACCGCGCTTTACTCTTATAGGTGCAACAACACGTGCCGGAATGATTTCAAACCCTCTTAGAGACAGATTTGGAATGCATTTTAGAATGCAATTTTATGAAAGTAAAGAGTTGGCGTTAATCATACAACAAGCAGCAAATAAGCTTGAAAAACCTTGTGATGCTGATGCAGCACTGGAGATTGCAAAAAGAAGCAGAGGAACACCTCGTATAGCTCTAAGACTTCTAAGGCGTGTAAGAGACTTTGCTGAAGTGGAGAATGAAGATCATATTCATCTTGAAAGAACCAAGTTTGCCCTTGATGAGCTAGGAGTTAATGAAAGAGGATTTGATGAGATGGATATCAAACTATTGAAACTTTTAATTGAAGCAAAAGGCAAACCACTTGGTCTTAGTACAATAGGAGCTGCACTAAGTGAAGATGAAGGAACAATTGAAGATGTAATTGAGCCATACTTGCTTGCTAACGGATATATTGAAAGAACGGCAAGAGGTCGCATAGCAACACCAAAAACATATGATGTTTTTAAATTATCACCAAAATTACAAGGTGCGCTTCTTTGA
- the panB gene encoding 3-methyl-2-oxobutanoate hydroxymethyltransferase: protein MPKKETITSLQQAKGKRKIVMITAYDALFASLFSESADIILVGDSLNMSFNGKADTLSVTLDQMIYHTQAVCNGAPNTFVVCDMPFGSTNTKEEALTNAVKVFQQTGADAVKIEGGCNRAELIKHLTDNAIAVMGHIGLLPQSVRSEGGYKVKGRDENSFEQIIEDAKAIEEAGAFAIVVEGVTPNLGAMVTQSVNIPVIGIGAGKLTDGQVLVWSDMLGFFEEFKPKFVKRYLEGAKLVKEAVKNYKQEVESGVFPAEEHTYK from the coding sequence ATGCCAAAGAAAGAGACAATTACATCTTTGCAACAGGCAAAAGGAAAACGTAAAATAGTAATGATTACAGCTTACGATGCACTATTTGCATCTTTGTTTAGCGAATCAGCCGATATTATTCTTGTCGGTGACAGTCTCAATATGAGCTTTAATGGAAAAGCAGATACTCTCTCGGTCACTCTTGATCAGATGATTTATCATACACAAGCAGTATGCAACGGGGCACCAAACACCTTTGTAGTTTGTGATATGCCGTTTGGGTCTACCAATACAAAAGAAGAGGCTCTTACCAATGCTGTTAAAGTCTTCCAACAAACAGGTGCTGATGCTGTTAAAATTGAAGGTGGATGCAACCGTGCTGAGTTAATCAAACATTTAACAGACAATGCTATTGCTGTAATGGGGCATATTGGTCTTTTGCCTCAATCAGTAAGATCTGAAGGCGGTTACAAAGTTAAAGGGCGCGATGAAAATAGTTTTGAACAAATTATTGAGGATGCCAAAGCAATTGAAGAAGCAGGTGCATTTGCCATTGTAGTTGAAGGTGTTACTCCAAATCTTGGTGCAATGGTCACTCAGTCAGTAAATATTCCTGTCATAGGAATAGGTGCAGGCAAATTAACTGATGGTCAAGTTCTGGTATGGTCTGATATGCTTGGATTTTTTGAAGAGTTCAAACCTAAGTTTGTCAAACGCTACTTAGAAGGGGCAAAGTTGGTTAAAGAAGCTGTAAAAAATTATAAACAAGAGGTTGAGAGTGGAGTATTTCCAGCAGAAGAGCATACTTATAAGTAA
- a CDS encoding Hpt domain-containing protein, which produces MGIRARLEEEYDYDIVDEFLDHLDIMTEAMEPTIIALENEASRIEMINELFRIFHNIKSASGFLKIDRIHLLSELAEDLMESVRQNPNSLSEEIIDWLLLVNDQFRAWYTQLENDDELKDINPKILNVPEI; this is translated from the coding sequence ATGGGTATCCGAGCACGACTCGAAGAAGAGTATGATTATGATATTGTCGATGAGTTTCTTGATCATTTAGATATTATGACAGAAGCTATGGAGCCAACAATTATTGCGCTTGAGAATGAAGCTAGCAGAATTGAAATGATCAATGAACTTTTTCGAATTTTTCACAATATCAAATCTGCTTCTGGATTTTTAAAAATAGATAGAATACATCTTCTATCAGAATTGGCTGAAGATTTAATGGAGTCAGTTCGGCAAAACCCAAACTCTTTATCTGAAGAGATAATAGATTGGCTTTTACTTGTAAATGATCAGTTTCGGGCTTGGTATACACAACTTGAAAATGATGATGAGCTTAAAGATATTAATCCAAAAATTTTAAATGTACCGGAGATATAA